CTGCGTGACATCATGAACAGCGACCTGCAGGGCATCTGCTCCGTCGATATGGACCAGGAAGACGTGGCCCGCACCATGGCCCAGCTCAACCTCAACGCTGTGCCCGTGGTCGACGTCAACAACCGGCTGGTCGGGATGGTCACGCATGATGACGTGCTCGACATTGTCCAGTCCGAGGCCACGGAGGACATCCAGATGCTCATGGGTGCCGGGGGGGACGAGGCCGTGAACGACCCGGTCTTTCAGAGCATCCAGCGGCGCAGCCCCTGGCTGATGATCAACCTCGTCACGGCAATGCTGGCAGGCAGCGTGGTCTACGCCTTTGAGGACCAGATCAGCAGGATGGCCATCCTCGCCGCCTGCATGCCCGTGGTCGCAGGGCTCAGCGGTAATACCGGGGCTCAGACCCTCGCGATCCTCATCCGCAGTATCGCCCTGGGGGACATCCACAGCGGTGAAGACCGCCGTGTGTGCATGCGGGAGATGTTCAAGGGCCTGATCAACGGCCTGTTCATCGGCATGATCGCCGCGGTCAGTGTCGGCGTCTTCACCGGTAACCCGATGATCTCCGTCGTCATCTTCAGCGCCATGGTGGTCGCCATGTGCTTTGCGGGCATGGCCGGGGCCTTTATCCCTCTGATGCTAAACAAGCTCGGATTCGACCCGGCTCAGTCCAGTAACATCTTTCTAACGGCCTCGACGGACATCTTCAGCTTCGCCGTCTTCCTCAGCCTCGGCACCTGGATACTGCTTTAACGCAAGCAGTGGCAATAAACCGCATCCCACAGGCGGTTGCCCGGCAACATACACGGATTCGTGTGTGCAGTAACGTGTGCCGCTGGCCAGTCCACTTTGATCCCTAACATGAAGGACATGCCCCACATGCTAATGTTACAATTAGAATATCTAATTTGAATAAAAACAATATTAATAAAGTATTTGACACCC
This genomic interval from Ruficoccus sp. ZRK36 contains the following:
- the mgtE gene encoding magnesium transporter; its protein translation is MPAPPANVEAYTLDELRKLYTEKGVEGLDAHRIELTSPYTVGSFLSRLDVDGRRDVLRLIPLEHTTDILSEMDAEDAADVVEAMREKRAVKILEELDPDDSADIMNEMEDADRERLLGKVDDETAATMRELIAYEPDTAGGIMTTEVATARPSMTVIQTVRHIQRLNDELEHIFYVYVVDEENRLLGVVSMRDLVMHGPLDYLRDIMNSDLQGICSVDMDQEDVARTMAQLNLNAVPVVDVNNRLVGMVTHDDVLDIVQSEATEDIQMLMGAGGDEAVNDPVFQSIQRRSPWLMINLVTAMLAGSVVYAFEDQISRMAILAACMPVVAGLSGNTGAQTLAILIRSIALGDIHSGEDRRVCMREMFKGLINGLFIGMIAAVSVGVFTGNPMISVVIFSAMVVAMCFAGMAGAFIPLMLNKLGFDPAQSSNIFLTASTDIFSFAVFLSLGTWILL